The Xanthomonas sontii genomic sequence GGTCAGACCGTCCTTGGCTTCCAGCGTGGCGACGATGGCGTTGCGCAGGCGCTCGGCGTTCTGCGGCTGGCCGATATGGTCCAGCAACTGCGCCGCGCCCAGCAGCAGCGCGCACGGGTTGGCCTTGCCCTGCCCGGCGATGTCCGGGGCCGAGCCGTGCACGGCTTCGAAGATCGCCGCGTCCACGCCGATGTTGGCGCCCGGGGCCAGACCCAGGCCGCCGACCAGGCCGGCGCACAGGTCCGACAGGATGTCGCCGAACAGGTTGGTGGTGACGATGATGTCGAACTGCTCCGGGCGCATCACCAACTGCATGCACGCGTTGTCGACGATCATTTCCTGGAATTCGATCTCCGGGTAGTTCGCCGCCACGTCGCGCGCCACCTTCAGGAACAGGCCCGAGGTTGACTTGATGATGTTGGCCTTGTGCACCGCGGTGACCTTCTTGCGGCCGGTCGCGCGGGCCAGGTCGAAGGCGTAGCGGACGATGCGCTCGGAACCCTTGCGGGTCACCTTGGCCATCGACAGTGCGGTCTCGCCGTCGGCGGACACTTCCTGGCCTTCGCTCAGGTAGGCGCCTTCGGTGTTCTCGCGCACGGTGATCAGGTCCACGCCGGCGCCGAAGCGCGACTTGGTGTTGGGGAACGACTTGGCCGGACGCACGTTGGCGTACAGGTCGAACTGGCGGCGCATGGCCACGTTGATCGAGCTGAAGCCCTCGCCCACCGGCGTGGTCAGCGGGCTCTTCAGCGC encodes the following:
- a CDS encoding isocitrate dehydrogenase; translated protein: MTQTITVIRGDGIGPEIMDATLFVLDALNAGLTYEYADAGLVALEKHGDLLPAATLESIRKNKVALKSPLTTPVGEGFSSINVAMRRQFDLYANVRPAKSFPNTKSRFGAGVDLITVRENTEGAYLSEGQEVSADGETALSMAKVTRKGSERIVRYAFDLARATGRKKVTAVHKANIIKSTSGLFLKVARDVAANYPEIEFQEMIVDNACMQLVMRPEQFDIIVTTNLFGDILSDLCAGLVGGLGLAPGANIGVDAAIFEAVHGSAPDIAGQGKANPCALLLGAAQLLDHIGQPQNAERLRNAIVATLEAKDGLTPDLGGSGNTMGFAKAIASRL